From one Mycobacterium colombiense CECT 3035 genomic stretch:
- a CDS encoding MCE family protein — MTSVGRNRIAVTVLLAAVLAVIPSGCGWRGLNSLPLPGTAGGGPGSYTVQAQLPDISTLQQNSRVRVGDVTVGNVTKVERQGWHALLTLQLAGDVDLPSNATAKLGQSSLLGSVYVELAAPTGVAPRGKLHQGSLIPLASAGMYPTTEQTLSAISLLLNGGGLGQIQDITQALSTAFAGRAQDLRSLIAQLDKFVTYLNDQSGDIITATDKLNNVVGQFAADKPVVDRALRTIPDALAVLNGQRAQLVDAVDRLGKFAALTAKAVDQTKTSLVSELRQLAPVLESLANSGPALTRSLSQLATYPWPNETLDKWIRGDYANLTAVIDLTLSRIDASLFTGTRWEGNLTELEMQWGRTIGQMPSPYTAGDPLVAPYRWDQGP; from the coding sequence GTGACAAGCGTTGGTCGAAACCGAATCGCGGTCACAGTGCTGCTGGCCGCGGTGCTTGCGGTCATCCCGTCGGGCTGCGGCTGGCGAGGCCTGAATTCGTTACCTCTGCCGGGTACCGCCGGAGGAGGGCCGGGCTCTTACACGGTTCAGGCTCAATTACCCGATATCAGTACGCTGCAACAGAATTCGCGCGTCCGCGTCGGTGACGTGACCGTGGGTAATGTCACCAAGGTCGAGCGTCAGGGCTGGCACGCCCTCCTGACATTGCAGCTCGCCGGGGACGTCGACCTGCCGTCAAACGCCACCGCCAAGCTCGGTCAATCCAGCCTGCTCGGATCGGTCTATGTCGAGCTGGCAGCCCCGACCGGCGTAGCTCCACGGGGAAAGTTGCACCAAGGTTCACTCATCCCACTGGCTTCCGCGGGCATGTACCCGACCACCGAACAGACGCTGTCGGCTATCTCGCTGTTGCTCAACGGTGGAGGTCTGGGTCAGATTCAGGACATCACCCAGGCGCTGAGCACCGCATTCGCCGGCCGCGCGCAAGATCTCAGGAGCCTGATCGCTCAACTAGATAAGTTCGTCACCTATTTGAACGATCAATCCGGCGACATCATCACCGCCACAGACAAACTCAACAATGTGGTCGGCCAGTTCGCCGCGGATAAACCTGTGGTCGACCGCGCGCTGAGGACAATCCCCGACGCGCTCGCGGTGCTCAACGGCCAGCGGGCACAACTCGTCGACGCGGTCGATCGGCTCGGGAAATTCGCGGCGCTTACTGCAAAGGCCGTAGACCAAACCAAGACCAGCCTGGTTTCCGAATTACGGCAACTGGCACCAGTTTTGGAATCGTTGGCCAACTCCGGCCCGGCCTTGACCCGCTCGTTGAGCCAACTGGCCACCTACCCATGGCCCAACGAAACGCTGGACAAGTGGATTCGTGGTGACTACGCCAATCTGACGGCGGTCATCGATCTGACTCTGAGTCGAATTGACGCCAGCCTGTTCACAGGCACTCGGTGGGAAGGCAATCTTACCGAGCTCGAGATGCAGTGGGGCCGCACGATCGGCCAGATGCCCAGCCCCTACACGGCCGGCGATCCGTTGGTTGCGCCGTATCGATGGGACCAGGGGCCGTAA
- a CDS encoding ABC transporter permease translates to MSHAVPSPLFGRIALSVKRFAAEWNLVGLQTQFYASTLRSTSDALRNYKVEVLRLIAQMALGTGALVLVGGTVVIVGFLTLSAGALVAVQGYNALANVGVDALVGFVSAYVNVRLSGPLIATVGLAATIGAGATAQLGAMRINEEIDALEVMGVRSVSYLASSRVLAGVVVVIPLYCVALLTSFVASQSVVAVYGQSSGVYSHYFNTFLNPTDMLWSVLLVIVSGVVVMLVHTYYGYTATGGPAGVGEAVGRAVRASLVVAVFVILFASLAIYGHTGNFHLAE, encoded by the coding sequence ATGAGCCATGCCGTGCCCAGCCCCTTGTTTGGGCGTATTGCGCTGTCAGTCAAGAGGTTTGCGGCGGAGTGGAACCTTGTCGGCCTGCAGACACAGTTCTATGCCAGTACGCTGCGCAGCACCAGTGACGCGTTGCGCAACTACAAGGTGGAGGTATTGCGTCTCATCGCCCAGATGGCTTTGGGCACAGGTGCATTGGTCCTGGTTGGCGGGACGGTGGTAATCGTCGGATTTTTGACATTATCCGCTGGTGCTCTTGTGGCGGTTCAGGGGTACAACGCCTTGGCGAACGTCGGCGTTGACGCCCTCGTGGGCTTCGTGTCTGCCTATGTCAACGTTCGCCTTTCCGGCCCGTTGATCGCCACCGTCGGCCTAGCGGCCACCATCGGAGCCGGCGCGACCGCGCAGCTGGGCGCCATGCGCATCAACGAAGAGATCGACGCCCTGGAGGTGATGGGCGTTCGGTCGGTTTCCTATCTGGCGTCCTCACGCGTGCTCGCGGGCGTGGTGGTAGTGATACCCCTTTACTGTGTTGCGCTACTGACGTCTTTCGTAGCCTCTCAGTCCGTTGTCGCGGTGTATGGACAATCATCGGGTGTCTACAGCCACTACTTCAACACCTTCTTGAACCCCACCGACATGCTGTGGTCGGTGTTGCTAGTGATCGTCTCCGGCGTCGTGGTGATGCTGGTGCACACGTATTACGGATACACGGCCACGGGAGGCCCGGCCGGCGTGGGTGAAGCGGTCGGGCGCGCAGTGCGCGCTTCATTGGTCGTCGCAGTGTTTGTCATCCTGTTCGCTTCATTGGCTATCTACGGCCACACTGGCAACTTTCACCTCGCGGAATGA
- a CDS encoding virulence factor Mce family protein, protein MRQSLSGILWRLSIFMLVCVLGIVGIIAVFGQLRYQHEKVYNAVFANVTGLRGGNFVRIAGVEVGKVKKIAVNDDATVTVQFSADDSVVLTQGSRAVIRYADLVGDRYLALEEGTGSVRQLQQGQTIPIERTQPALDLEALIGGFRPLLRALDPEQVNALTGQLIQVFQDQGATIGSFLAQTASVTNTLADRDQLIGQVIVNLNTLLGSLGDQTNQFDKAVTSLSQLTKGLADHRGDITNGVAYLNAASGSVADLLAQARPPLQETVHQTDRTAGQIMADHDYLDNLLDHLPEKYAILARQGLHGDFFSFYLCDAILKLNGKGGQPVYVKVAGQSTGRCTPK, encoded by the coding sequence ATGAGACAAAGCCTCTCCGGCATCCTGTGGCGTCTCAGCATCTTCATGTTGGTATGTGTCCTGGGCATCGTCGGGATCATCGCGGTCTTCGGTCAATTGAGGTATCAACACGAGAAGGTGTATAACGCCGTCTTCGCCAATGTCACCGGTCTTCGCGGCGGCAACTTCGTGCGCATCGCCGGTGTGGAGGTGGGCAAGGTCAAGAAAATCGCCGTCAACGACGACGCCACCGTCACCGTGCAGTTCTCCGCTGACGATTCGGTTGTGCTAACCCAGGGCAGCCGGGCTGTCATCCGCTACGCAGACTTGGTCGGCGATCGATACCTGGCTCTCGAGGAGGGAACCGGGTCGGTCCGGCAGCTCCAGCAGGGGCAAACCATCCCGATCGAAAGAACGCAGCCCGCTTTGGATTTAGAGGCCCTTATTGGTGGCTTCCGCCCATTGTTGCGCGCCCTTGACCCGGAGCAGGTCAATGCCCTGACAGGCCAGCTCATCCAGGTATTCCAAGACCAAGGGGCTACTATCGGCTCGTTTCTCGCGCAAACAGCCTCGGTGACAAACACATTGGCCGATCGCGACCAGCTGATCGGCCAGGTAATCGTTAACCTCAATACGCTGCTGGGTTCACTGGGCGACCAGACCAACCAGTTTGACAAGGCCGTAACGTCGCTGTCGCAGTTGACAAAGGGCCTCGCGGACCATCGCGGTGACATCACGAATGGCGTGGCCTACCTCAACGCGGCCTCCGGGTCGGTCGCCGACCTGCTGGCGCAGGCACGTCCGCCGCTGCAGGAAACCGTCCACCAAACCGACCGAACCGCAGGGCAAATCATGGCCGACCATGACTACCTAGATAACTTGCTGGACCACCTACCGGAGAAGTACGCGATTCTCGCGCGCCAGGGCTTGCACGGGGACTTCTTCAGCTTTTACCTGTGTGACGCGATCCTGAAATTGAACGGGAAGGGCGGCCAGCCGGTGTACGTGAAGGTGGCCGGGCAGTCCACCGGCAGGTGCACACCGAAATGA
- a CDS encoding TetR/AcrR family transcriptional regulator: MALRAYDRLCHVTRRRSAASLPSYRPVPTRDRIEATRRKITAAAVHAFRVRGYSATTMSTVAAIAGVSPRTLYRYFGSKSELFMATIAEATSEFLYLLSIEMHSLSLRNAIIAAFEHAQIDINEESREMMRLASADEKIWRFFLGATGRIQPKLAVTLRSATPGQQGEGSADEMFFYDIAASALTGAIATAYRRWAVTPGSELPELVAAAIDIVLPILPTHAPPRYPAGSSS; the protein is encoded by the coding sequence ATGGCGCTGCGCGCCTATGACAGACTGTGCCACGTGACTCGCCGTCGATCGGCCGCCTCCCTGCCCAGTTACCGGCCGGTGCCCACGCGGGATCGGATCGAAGCGACGCGGCGAAAGATAACCGCAGCGGCGGTACACGCGTTCCGCGTCCGGGGGTACTCGGCGACCACAATGTCGACCGTTGCTGCGATTGCAGGAGTGTCGCCACGCACGCTTTATCGATATTTTGGCAGCAAAAGCGAACTATTCATGGCCACTATTGCAGAGGCCACGTCAGAATTTCTTTATCTGCTATCCATCGAAATGCATAGCTTATCGCTACGTAATGCCATTATTGCGGCCTTTGAACACGCGCAAATCGATATCAACGAGGAAAGCCGCGAAATGATGCGCCTGGCCTCGGCCGACGAGAAGATCTGGCGGTTTTTCCTCGGCGCTACCGGGCGCATTCAACCCAAGCTTGCAGTGACGCTGCGGTCCGCGACACCCGGGCAACAAGGCGAAGGTTCGGCCGACGAGATGTTCTTCTACGACATCGCGGCGAGCGCCCTAACAGGCGCGATTGCCACCGCATACCGCCGGTGGGCAGTCACGCCCGGCTCGGAATTGCCCGAACTCGTCGCGGCAGCGATCGACATCGTTTTACCCATACTTCCGACGCACGCGCCACCGAGATACCCCGCGGGCAGCTCGTCATAA
- a CDS encoding MCE family protein, whose protein sequence is MNMTRKIKIQLAVFAAVSITAMTIIGLGYMRLPSLLFGIGHYNIKIELPEAANLYATGNVTYRGTEVGRVTAVHLTDTGVEAELSLNSDIAIPSDLDAQVHSQTAVGEQYVALVPRSATARPLRNGDVIPRSRTSVPPDINGVLDAANRGLQAIPRDNLKTVIDESNTALAGLGPEFSRFIKGSTSVAIDAGKNINDLTSLIDGVKPVLDTQTDTGNAVQGWAAHLARITAQLKDKDRAVAGILDNGPSAAAEGRALFDRLNPTLPTLLANLVSVGQVAVTYQNDLEQVLVLLPVGISEIAGSGVPNQDLKTAYRGIYLSFHLNLNLPRPCTTGFLPAQQRRDASLQDYPDRIAGDVYCRIPQDAMFNVRGARNIPCETVPGKRAPTVKLCESDESYVPLNNGDNWKGDPNATLSGQDIPQLPPGSPPQSLPPPPVPAIAAADYDPATGTYVGPDGQTYTQANLAATAPKEQKWQTMLMPPTRQ, encoded by the coding sequence ATGAATATGACTCGAAAAATCAAGATCCAGCTGGCTGTTTTCGCCGCCGTCTCGATCACCGCGATGACCATTATCGGCCTGGGCTACATGCGGCTGCCGTCGCTGTTATTCGGTATCGGCCACTACAACATCAAGATTGAGCTTCCTGAGGCAGCCAACTTGTATGCGACCGGCAACGTCACCTATCGCGGCACAGAGGTCGGCCGAGTCACGGCCGTGCACCTGACGGACACCGGGGTGGAGGCTGAACTGTCGCTCAATTCGGATATCGCCATCCCGTCGGATCTGGACGCCCAGGTGCATAGCCAGACTGCGGTGGGCGAACAATACGTCGCTCTGGTGCCGCGTAGTGCGACGGCGCGGCCGCTGAGGAACGGTGACGTGATCCCGCGCAGCCGTACCTCGGTGCCCCCCGACATCAACGGCGTGCTCGACGCAGCTAATCGCGGTCTACAGGCCATTCCTCGTGACAACCTCAAGACCGTCATAGACGAGAGCAATACGGCCTTGGCGGGCCTCGGACCCGAATTTTCCCGCTTCATCAAGGGATCCACTTCGGTAGCAATCGACGCGGGGAAGAACATCAACGATCTCACCTCACTGATCGACGGAGTAAAGCCGGTGCTGGACACCCAGACCGATACCGGCAACGCGGTGCAGGGGTGGGCCGCACATCTGGCCCGTATCACCGCCCAGCTCAAGGACAAAGACCGTGCGGTTGCCGGCATCCTCGACAACGGTCCGTCAGCCGCGGCAGAGGGTCGGGCGCTCTTCGATCGTCTCAACCCGACGTTACCGACCCTGCTGGCCAACCTCGTCAGCGTCGGACAGGTCGCGGTGACGTATCAAAACGACCTGGAGCAAGTGTTGGTCCTGCTCCCAGTGGGAATCTCTGAGATTGCGGGAAGCGGCGTGCCAAACCAAGATCTCAAGACGGCATATCGAGGGATCTATTTGAGCTTCCACCTCAACCTGAACCTGCCGCGGCCGTGCACCACGGGATTCCTGCCCGCGCAGCAGCGCCGCGACGCATCCCTCCAGGACTACCCTGACCGGATTGCGGGCGACGTGTACTGTCGCATACCCCAAGATGCAATGTTCAACGTGCGTGGGGCACGCAACATCCCATGCGAAACGGTCCCAGGGAAGCGGGCACCGACGGTAAAACTGTGCGAAAGCGACGAATCGTACGTGCCGCTCAACAACGGCGACAACTGGAAAGGCGACCCCAACGCCACCCTGTCGGGGCAAGATATCCCGCAGTTGCCGCCTGGCTCGCCACCACAGTCGCTGCCACCACCCCCGGTACCCGCGATCGCCGCTGCCGATTACGACCCCGCGACGGGTACCTATGTTGGCCCGGATGGTCAGACTTACACGCAGGCCAATCTGGCTGCCACCGCACCGAAGGAGCAGAAATGGCAGACGATGCTGATGCCGCCGACTCGACAGTAG
- a CDS encoding TetR/AcrR family transcriptional regulator — protein sequence MPSKPYVDEGQQRGRPRDPSVEERVFQAATIELAESGFEGFSVRSVARRSGVARPSLLLRWPTRDALILETVERILEWPRPNPEAPFEGELKAIVARIVELMDPTLLALQMRIVADAPKHPELFAAYQDKVMTKAASRLSGLLRRAVDDGELPAHIDCRWASDALVGVVFMRSVASRGQRPLSAAAQGRIITTFLCTLRGGE from the coding sequence ATGCCGTCGAAGCCCTACGTCGATGAGGGGCAACAGCGCGGCCGGCCGCGCGACCCGTCGGTTGAAGAGCGCGTCTTTCAGGCCGCGACCATAGAGCTAGCCGAATCGGGGTTCGAGGGTTTCAGTGTGCGCAGCGTGGCACGACGCTCAGGCGTGGCCCGTCCGAGTTTGCTGCTGCGTTGGCCGACGCGTGATGCGCTGATCCTTGAGACCGTCGAGCGCATCCTGGAATGGCCACGCCCCAATCCCGAGGCACCGTTCGAGGGCGAGCTGAAGGCGATCGTCGCGCGGATCGTCGAACTGATGGACCCAACCCTACTGGCGCTCCAAATGCGAATTGTGGCTGATGCTCCCAAGCACCCCGAACTGTTCGCCGCATACCAGGACAAGGTGATGACAAAGGCGGCCTCCCGGCTTTCGGGGCTCCTGCGACGTGCCGTTGACGACGGTGAGCTGCCAGCCCACATTGACTGCCGTTGGGCGTCCGACGCGCTGGTGGGTGTCGTGTTCATGAGGTCTGTCGCCTCTCGCGGCCAACGACCGCTGTCGGCGGCAGCGCAAGGCCGCATCATAACGACGTTTCTGTGCACTCTCCGGGGAGGGGAGTAG
- a CDS encoding MCE family protein, with amino-acid sequence MTSSRKVRAALGVLLAVVLVGGVTTAALNLSGVGKTRIVAYFDNSNGVYTGDDVLVLGVPVGKIEKIEPEPMRAKITFDVDDTYKIPADAKAVVVSPTLVTARAIQLTPVYTGGATMSNGAVIPQERTAVPVEFDDLRKQLEKLTATLQPTQPGGTSTLGEFINTAADNLRGQGSNIRDTLIKVSQAFSALGDHSNDIFGTVKNLATLVSALQSSTDLMRQLNRNLASVTGLLADDPDAIANAARDLNTAVRDVQSFVAEHREPLGTTFDKLTSISKALTESLDDIKQTLHISPTAFQNFVNIYHPAYGAFTGSLAANNFSDPISFLCGAIQAASRLNNEKAAKLCVQYLAPIVKNRQYNFFPLGGNPFVGPIARPNEVTFSEDWLRPLTEPGRVRDHYEGALPDEGQVPPGTQPPVAAPVAPPADTTTPPNAMSSVLPAQGEATNPAAGLQGLMVPSGAGS; translated from the coding sequence ATGACATCGTCTCGCAAGGTCAGGGCGGCGTTGGGCGTGCTGCTCGCGGTGGTGCTGGTGGGCGGCGTCACGACGGCAGCGCTCAACCTCAGCGGTGTCGGAAAGACACGCATAGTCGCGTATTTCGACAACAGCAACGGCGTTTACACGGGTGACGACGTACTGGTTCTCGGCGTACCGGTAGGAAAGATCGAAAAGATCGAGCCCGAGCCGATGCGGGCGAAGATCACCTTCGACGTCGACGACACATATAAGATTCCGGCCGATGCAAAAGCCGTCGTGGTTTCGCCTACCTTGGTGACGGCGCGAGCAATTCAACTCACCCCGGTCTATACCGGTGGTGCCACGATGAGCAACGGGGCGGTCATCCCGCAGGAACGCACCGCCGTGCCAGTGGAATTCGACGACCTACGCAAACAACTTGAGAAATTGACCGCAACCCTGCAGCCAACCCAGCCGGGCGGCACCAGCACGCTCGGCGAGTTCATCAACACCGCCGCTGACAACCTGCGCGGTCAAGGATCAAACATCCGCGACACATTGATCAAAGTCTCGCAGGCATTTTCGGCGTTAGGCGATCACAGTAACGATATCTTCGGCACCGTCAAAAACCTGGCGACCCTGGTGTCCGCGCTGCAGTCGAGTACCGACCTGATGCGGCAACTGAACCGCAATCTCGCCTCGGTGACGGGGCTGCTGGCCGACGATCCCGATGCGATCGCTAATGCCGCTCGAGACCTGAATACCGCTGTGCGCGACGTGCAGTCGTTTGTCGCGGAGCACCGCGAGCCGCTGGGTACTACCTTTGACAAGCTCACCTCGATCTCCAAGGCGTTGACGGAGAGCCTGGACGACATCAAGCAAACGCTGCACATTTCGCCGACGGCATTCCAAAACTTCGTTAACATCTACCACCCGGCCTACGGCGCGTTCACCGGCAGCCTGGCGGCGAACAATTTCTCTGACCCGATCAGCTTTCTTTGCGGCGCGATTCAGGCGGCGTCCCGGCTCAACAATGAGAAGGCGGCCAAGCTCTGCGTACAGTATTTGGCACCAATCGTGAAAAACCGTCAATACAACTTCTTTCCGCTCGGCGGCAACCCCTTCGTCGGTCCCATTGCCCGGCCCAATGAAGTTACCTTCAGCGAAGATTGGCTTCGCCCACTGACGGAGCCCGGACGCGTCAGGGACCACTACGAAGGCGCCCTTCCCGACGAAGGTCAGGTGCCGCCGGGGACACAGCCACCGGTGGCGGCCCCCGTTGCGCCGCCTGCCGACACCACTACGCCGCCAAACGCCATGTCGAGTGTGCTTCCTGCGCAGGGCGAGGCGACGAATCCCGCCGCTGGACTGCAAGGACTGATGGTGCCTTCGGGAGCAGGCTCGTGA
- a CDS encoding MCE family protein, translated as MKRKPGEYRIHQAWWTAALVVGVVATIVLCMALFNRSFNSYVPVTLTSDRAGLMMEAGSKVKLRGVDVGQVAAISGGKQPVSLRLQIDSDQVKYIPANVEARIKATSAFGNKFVELVYPENPSPRRLSAGDVLHSRNVATEVNTVFGNLVGLLHQIDPSKLNAVLTTLAEGLRGQGQRIGEAITAGNEVLTAVNSRSDIIRQDWRAVGALSDTYGAAAQNILATLDAASTTSATVAGHEKSLESLLLNVIGLAQSGIDTIGPNEDNLIRAVNILEPTTNLLMKYSPEYTCLLVGTKHFLDTIGYNATGGANGYSLITDSALMFGEDPYAYPDNLPIVAARGGPGGKPSCGSLPDVAKNYPVRYLVTNTGWGTGMDIRPNVGLGHPCYIQYFQVTRATPQPPSVRCQGPPSPGLAVPAPGPLPLPLPQPPPPGPAP; from the coding sequence ATGAAACGTAAACCTGGCGAGTACCGGATACATCAGGCGTGGTGGACCGCCGCCCTCGTCGTCGGTGTGGTCGCGACGATCGTGCTCTGTATGGCACTATTCAACCGATCGTTCAATTCTTATGTGCCGGTAACACTTACGTCGGACCGCGCCGGCCTGATGATGGAGGCGGGCAGCAAGGTCAAGCTGCGTGGAGTCGATGTCGGACAGGTCGCGGCCATTTCCGGCGGTAAGCAGCCGGTGAGTCTCAGGCTGCAGATCGACTCGGACCAGGTTAAATATATTCCCGCCAACGTCGAGGCACGAATCAAGGCCACGAGTGCTTTCGGCAACAAATTCGTCGAACTGGTTTATCCCGAAAACCCTAGTCCCCGAAGGCTTTCAGCGGGTGATGTGTTGCACTCTCGCAACGTCGCTACTGAGGTCAATACTGTCTTTGGGAATTTGGTAGGCCTCCTGCACCAGATTGACCCGTCCAAGCTGAACGCGGTACTCACCACGCTCGCCGAGGGACTGCGCGGCCAGGGGCAGCGGATCGGTGAAGCGATCACAGCCGGCAATGAGGTGCTCACGGCCGTGAACTCTCGCAGCGATATCATCCGGCAGGACTGGCGTGCCGTGGGCGCGCTCAGCGATACCTACGGCGCGGCCGCGCAGAACATTTTGGCTACCCTCGATGCCGCCAGCACAACCAGTGCGACGGTGGCCGGCCACGAAAAATCCCTGGAATCCTTGCTGCTCAATGTTATTGGGCTCGCACAGTCCGGTATCGATACCATTGGTCCCAACGAAGACAACCTCATTCGTGCCGTAAACATCCTTGAGCCCACCACGAACCTTCTGATGAAGTACAGCCCCGAATACACATGCCTGCTAGTGGGAACAAAGCATTTCCTTGACACCATCGGTTACAACGCCACCGGTGGCGCTAACGGCTACAGCCTGATCACCGACTCCGCATTGATGTTCGGCGAAGACCCTTATGCGTACCCAGACAATTTGCCAATCGTCGCTGCACGGGGCGGGCCTGGGGGCAAACCGAGCTGCGGATCGCTGCCCGACGTGGCCAAGAACTACCCGGTGCGCTACCTGGTGACAAACACCGGCTGGGGCACGGGCATGGACATCCGGCCCAATGTCGGGCTGGGCCATCCTTGCTATATCCAATACTTCCAGGTGACCAGGGCCACCCCCCAACCGCCGAGCGTTCGCTGCCAGGGGCCACCTTCACCCGGGCTCGCAGTTCCCGCACCCGGACCGCTGCCGCTGCCGCTGCCGCAACCGCCGCCGCCCGGACCGGCGCCCTAA
- a CDS encoding MlaE family ABC transporter permease, with amino-acid sequence MSLDTFVAVFRRPFALREFLTQTWFVARVSLLPTMLLSIPFTTLVVFVLNVLLVEIGAADYSGSGAALGTVNQIGPIVTVLVVAGAGATAMCADLGARTIREELDAMRVMGIDPIQALVVPRVLAGTLVALMLSALVTLVGLTGSFGFSVFIQHVTPGAWVAGLTLIVGLADVIIAMVKATLFGLAASLIACYKGTTVAGGPAGVGNAVNETVVYTFMALFAIDVVATAVGVKVSVK; translated from the coding sequence ATGAGCCTGGATACGTTCGTGGCAGTTTTTAGGCGGCCGTTCGCTCTGCGCGAGTTCCTCACGCAGACCTGGTTCGTGGCTCGGGTATCGCTGCTGCCGACGATGCTGCTGTCGATCCCGTTCACCACCTTGGTGGTGTTCGTCCTCAACGTGCTACTTGTCGAGATCGGCGCGGCCGACTATTCAGGCAGCGGGGCCGCGCTTGGCACGGTCAACCAGATCGGACCGATTGTCACCGTGCTAGTCGTGGCCGGGGCAGGAGCGACCGCGATGTGTGCTGACTTAGGCGCTCGCACGATCCGCGAAGAACTAGACGCGATGCGGGTGATGGGAATCGACCCCATCCAGGCTCTGGTCGTGCCGCGGGTACTGGCCGGCACCCTTGTCGCGTTGATGCTTTCAGCGTTGGTGACGCTGGTCGGGCTGACCGGTTCGTTTGGGTTCTCGGTGTTCATTCAGCATGTCACGCCGGGGGCATGGGTGGCCGGTCTGACCCTCATCGTCGGTCTGGCTGACGTCATCATCGCGATGGTCAAGGCCACTCTGTTTGGACTGGCGGCGAGTTTGATCGCCTGCTACAAGGGCACAACCGTGGCTGGCGGCCCAGCCGGCGTCGGTAACGCGGTCAACGAAACGGTGGTCTACACGTTTATGGCGCTGTTTGCCATCGACGTCGTCGCCACCGCCGTCGGGGTCAAGGTGAGCGTGAAATGA
- a CDS encoding class I adenylate-forming enzyme family protein produces MISDGVSVEALTQWQEATVGSLLSQALNRWPDRAAIRWPTPTGLKTLTWKQVWDSAASGAAQLRADDPTPIAIFAPNSEGWYLSLWAVALSGRPLVPINPALTEREVRAILMDSGASIVLAARDYRGRNLLEAVARLNIVDIQHLWDVDDWISATQSATGAIGAVAPQSTFVIQYTSGTTGTPKGVMLAHRACVNAASTLIATLEPGDDETCCSPSALHHVGALIAHALALARIGATYVMMNEFSAQGFVEAAASSRATILAGVPTMYSRVLDDPSFADVKLPDVRVLMLGGASIPVTLVSRLESHFGARVAVMYGQSEAPVITATRLDDPAWMKAHTVGRALPHREIQILGVATRSPADVGQIGEICVRTPVRMVGYLNLPDATSKAIDDEGWLHTGDLGALDVEGRLYFHGRLREMIVRGGENIYAREVEEVIESHPRVAEVAVVGLPDSDWGEIVAAAVVPRTGATVSADELSAWVERHLARYKRPTSWRFVDELPMTASGKPKKFAIVEWFGAIDGN; encoded by the coding sequence ATGATCAGCGATGGTGTGTCCGTCGAGGCATTAACCCAGTGGCAAGAGGCCACGGTGGGATCATTGCTGTCCCAGGCGCTGAATCGCTGGCCTGATCGCGCAGCAATTCGGTGGCCAACCCCGACCGGCCTGAAAACGTTGACATGGAAGCAGGTCTGGGACAGCGCGGCGTCAGGCGCCGCGCAACTTCGGGCAGACGACCCCACCCCCATCGCAATTTTCGCGCCCAACAGCGAGGGTTGGTACTTGTCGCTGTGGGCGGTGGCCCTGTCGGGTCGCCCGCTCGTACCGATCAATCCCGCCCTGACGGAGCGAGAGGTGCGGGCTATCCTCATGGACTCCGGCGCAAGCATCGTGCTGGCGGCGCGCGACTACCGCGGCCGCAACCTACTTGAGGCCGTCGCTCGGTTAAACATCGTTGATATCCAACACCTCTGGGACGTCGACGACTGGATTTCCGCGACACAATCGGCCACCGGTGCTATCGGCGCGGTGGCACCGCAGAGCACCTTCGTCATCCAGTACACGTCGGGTACAACGGGAACACCCAAAGGCGTGATGCTTGCGCACCGCGCGTGTGTAAACGCCGCGTCGACACTCATCGCCACGCTCGAACCGGGCGACGACGAGACATGCTGCAGCCCTTCGGCGCTACATCATGTCGGGGCATTGATTGCCCACGCCCTCGCCCTCGCACGCATCGGTGCCACCTACGTGATGATGAATGAATTCTCGGCTCAAGGGTTCGTCGAGGCCGCGGCATCGAGCCGCGCAACGATCCTTGCGGGCGTGCCAACAATGTATTCGAGAGTCCTCGACGATCCGAGCTTCGCTGACGTGAAGCTGCCCGATGTCCGCGTATTGATGCTTGGGGGAGCATCAATTCCGGTGACTTTGGTGTCACGCCTCGAGAGTCACTTCGGGGCACGGGTGGCCGTCATGTACGGGCAAAGTGAAGCGCCCGTGATCACGGCGACCCGCCTGGACGATCCGGCTTGGATGAAGGCCCATACGGTCGGTCGCGCCCTACCGCACCGCGAAATACAAATACTGGGCGTGGCAACGCGATCGCCCGCCGATGTGGGCCAGATCGGCGAAATCTGCGTGCGCACGCCGGTGAGAATGGTCGGTTATCTCAACTTGCCGGATGCGACGTCCAAGGCCATCGACGATGAAGGTTGGTTACACACCGGAGATTTGGGGGCGCTGGATGTCGAGGGGCGACTGTATTTCCATGGCCGGCTGCGGGAGATGATCGTGCGCGGCGGGGAGAATATCTACGCGCGCGAGGTCGAGGAGGTCATCGAGTCTCATCCAAGAGTGGCCGAAGTGGCGGTGGTTGGGTTGCCGGATTCGGATTGGGGGGAGATCGTCGCGGCGGCGGTGGTCCCCCGGACGGGCGCGACGGTATCCGCGGACGAACTCTCGGCGTGGGTGGAGCGACACCTTGCGCGTTACAAGCGCCCAACAAGTTGGCGTTTTGTCGACGAACTACCGATGACCGCATCGGGCAAGCCGAAGAAGTTTGCGATCGTCGAATGGTTCGGGGCGATCGATGGTAACTAG